Below is a window of Georgenia soli DNA.
TGACCTTCACGCCGTCGTCGGTCTGCTCGACGCCGGAGAACATGGTCTTGGTGTGGAAGGCGATCTTGCGCTTGCGGAACGCGCGCTCCAGCCCCTTGGACAGGGCCACGTCCTCGTTCGGGACCAGGTTCGGCAGGCCCTCGATGATGGTGACGTCGGTGCCGAAGGAGTTCCAGACGGAGGCGAACTCGACGCCGATGACGCCGCCGCCGAGGACGATCGCGCTCTTCGGGACGAAGTCCAGCTCCAGGGCCTGCTCGGAGGTCAGCACGCGGCCGCCGATCTCGAGGCCGGGCAGCGACTTGGAGTAGGAGCCGGAGGCCAGGATGACGTGCTTGCCCTTGTACCGGGTGCCGTCGACCTCGACCGTGTCCTGCGAGACGAGCTTGCCCCACCCGTTGACGAGGTTGACCTTGCGGGAGGAGACGAGCCCCTGCAGGCCCTTGTAGAGGCGGTTGACGATGCCCTCCTTGAAGGAGTTCACCGCGCTGACGTCGATGCCCTCGAGGGAGCTCTTGACGCCCACGCCCGCGCTCTCGCGGATGGTGTCGGCCACCTCGGCGGAGTGGAGCAGCGCCTTGGTCGGGATGCAGCCGCGGTGCAGGCAGGTGCCGCCGAGCTTGTCGGCCTCGATCAGGGCGACCGTCAGGTCGAGCTCGGCCGCCCGGAGCGCCGCCGCGTAGCCGCCGCTACCCGCCCCCAGGATGACGATGTCGTACTCCTGCGTATCAGCCACGTACCTCTCCTTGAGCGCACAAATGACCCTGACTGGGTCCGGTTCGCGGCCATTCTTCCACCCAAACCTCGTCCAGGCCCATTCGTCCCATGCCGCGAGCGTCACACCGCAGGGGTGCGGTGCGTCACATGCGGGCCGCGAGGACAGGAGCGAGCGGGCGGGCGCACGACGTCGAG
It encodes the following:
- the lpdA gene encoding dihydrolipoyl dehydrogenase codes for the protein MADTQEYDIVILGAGSGGYAAALRAAELDLTVALIEADKLGGTCLHRGCIPTKALLHSAEVADTIRESAGVGVKSSLEGIDVSAVNSFKEGIVNRLYKGLQGLVSSRKVNLVNGWGKLVSQDTVEVDGTRYKGKHVILASGSYSKSLPGLEIGGRVLTSEQALELDFVPKSAIVLGGGVIGVEFASVWNSFGTDVTIIEGLPNLVPNEDVALSKGLERAFRKRKIAFHTKTMFSGVEQTDDGVKVTTQDGKTFEAEILLVAVGRGPATANLGYEENGIPMERGFVLTNERLHTGVGNVYAVGDIVPGLQLAHRGFQQGIFVAEEIAGLNPAPIVESGIPRVTYCEPNVASVGLTEAEAKEAYGADNVLALEYNLGGNGKSQILQTQGFVKLVREKDGPIVGVHMLGARVGELIGEGQLIVNWEAYPEDVAALVHAHPTQDEALGEAALALAGKPLHAHN